In Streptomyces sp. NBC_00569, a single genomic region encodes these proteins:
- a CDS encoding flavin monoamine oxidase family protein: protein MFATMGALGLAPTAQAAQRELPYRAPRPGDFTLSGRGAAKVVIVGGGIAGLATAYELGKAGYDCTVLEARDRSGGRNFTVRGGDSTVDLYGNAQTARFSDGQYMNAGPARLPQWMVTLDYCRELGVPIEVFTNTNADAYLFNESAGMTKPMRYRTAKADVYGYVSELLAKASGKGALDKELTAADQDRLVEFLKDFGDLGDKLTYAGGERRGYTTVPAATGTPGVLLGDLPSASEVFASGVGRYFSFEFGFDQAMLMFQPVGGMDQIPKALTKAIGERRVQTGAVVSKITDKGDGVVVTYRQGGRTKVVEADFCVGALPPNILAKIPHNLGSGVQGALEAITPQSAGKIGLEYKSRWWELDHRIYGGITETDMDLSHIWHPSHGFHGERGVMIGYYNYDGDADAYAKLGPAAREARAVSQGVKIYGEKYRTELASSFSHHWRQTPHLEAAWHDTPGGPDDPRYKSLNEPGGRVYFAGDWLSYTDAWQHGAFTSARRAVSKLHTRVMAA, encoded by the coding sequence ATGTTCGCCACCATGGGCGCCCTCGGACTCGCCCCCACGGCGCAGGCCGCGCAGCGCGAACTCCCCTACCGCGCACCGCGGCCGGGGGACTTCACGCTGAGCGGGCGGGGCGCCGCGAAGGTGGTGATCGTGGGCGGTGGCATCGCCGGGCTCGCCACCGCGTACGAGCTGGGCAAGGCGGGCTACGACTGTACGGTCCTTGAGGCCAGAGACCGCTCCGGTGGGCGCAACTTCACGGTGCGGGGCGGGGATTCGACCGTCGACCTGTACGGCAACGCGCAGACCGCGCGCTTCAGCGACGGCCAGTACATGAACGCGGGCCCGGCCCGGCTTCCGCAGTGGATGGTGACGCTCGATTACTGCCGTGAACTCGGCGTCCCCATCGAGGTGTTCACCAACACGAACGCCGACGCCTACCTCTTCAACGAGTCGGCCGGCATGACGAAGCCGATGCGGTACCGCACCGCCAAGGCCGATGTGTACGGGTATGTGTCCGAGCTGCTCGCCAAGGCCTCCGGCAAGGGGGCGCTGGACAAGGAGTTGACCGCCGCCGACCAGGACCGGCTGGTCGAGTTCCTGAAGGACTTCGGTGACCTGGGCGACAAGCTGACGTACGCAGGTGGGGAGCGACGCGGGTACACCACCGTGCCGGCCGCCACCGGCACCCCGGGTGTGCTGCTCGGTGACCTGCCCTCCGCGTCCGAGGTGTTCGCCAGCGGCGTCGGGCGCTACTTCTCCTTCGAATTCGGCTTCGACCAGGCCATGTTGATGTTCCAGCCGGTCGGCGGCATGGATCAGATACCGAAGGCGCTGACCAAGGCGATAGGGGAGCGCCGCGTACAGACGGGCGCCGTCGTCAGCAAGATCACGGACAAGGGTGACGGGGTCGTCGTCACCTACCGGCAGGGTGGGCGTACCAAGGTCGTCGAGGCGGACTTCTGCGTCGGCGCGCTGCCGCCCAACATCCTCGCCAAGATCCCGCACAACCTCGGCTCCGGTGTGCAGGGCGCATTGGAGGCCATCACCCCGCAGTCCGCGGGGAAGATCGGTCTGGAGTACAAGTCCCGCTGGTGGGAGCTGGATCACCGGATCTATGGCGGCATCACCGAGACCGACATGGACCTCAGCCACATCTGGCACCCGTCGCACGGATTCCACGGCGAGCGCGGCGTCATGATCGGCTACTACAACTACGACGGTGACGCCGACGCCTACGCGAAGCTCGGCCCCGCCGCGCGCGAAGCACGGGCGGTCTCCCAGGGCGTGAAGATCTATGGCGAGAAGTACCGCACGGAGCTGGCGTCGTCGTTCTCGCACCACTGGCGCCAGACCCCGCACCTGGAAGCCGCCTGGCACGACACCCCGGGCGGCCCCGACGACCCGCGCTACAAGTCCCTCAACGAGCCCGGCGGGCGCGTCTACTTCGCCGGTGACTGGCTCAGCTACACGGATGCGTGGCAGCACGGCGCGTTCACGTCCGCGCGGCGGGCAGTGAGCAAGCTGCACACGCGCGTGATGGCCGCCTGA
- a CDS encoding pentapeptide repeat-containing protein — protein MVDFSKAKFSGGEVSFSDAKFTVDTGSFLDTEFTSSEVSFRGAEFSGGRVDFSRSTGEAPSGLVPLNGSALPTGLCLPAAWST, from the coding sequence GTGGTCGACTTCTCCAAGGCGAAGTTCTCCGGCGGCGAGGTCTCCTTCTCCGACGCTAAGTTCACCGTCGACACGGGCTCCTTCCTCGACACGGAGTTCACCAGCAGTGAGGTCTCCTTCCGTGGCGCGGAGTTCTCCGGCGGCAGGGTCGACTTCTCTCGCTCGACCGGCGAAGCACCATCCGGTCTGGTGCCGCTAAACGGATCCGCCCTGCCAACCGGCCTGTGCCTACCTGCGGCCTGGTCCACCTGA
- a CDS encoding SDR family NAD(P)-dependent oxidoreductase codes for MSDPVVLITGALTGIGRATALAYARQGANLVVSGRHEEVGEQFAGELAGLGAPAEFVRADVRFDADAKDLVDRAVARFGRIDVAVNNAGTEGTPGPVTEVTDEAYQATFDTNVKGTLLCLKHEFRVMRERGGGSIINVSSTLGMMGYPGVTLYVGSKHAVVGITKAAALEGAAHGIRVNAVAPGYTRTAMYERFTGDDTARDAVDSVLPMHRAGTPEEIAEAVQYLGSDKASYVTGHILVVDGGLMAGGPLFPST; via the coding sequence GTGTCTGATCCCGTCGTACTCATCACGGGCGCGCTCACCGGTATCGGCCGCGCCACCGCCTTGGCTTACGCACGTCAAGGCGCGAACCTTGTGGTCTCCGGCCGCCACGAGGAGGTGGGTGAGCAGTTTGCCGGGGAGCTGGCCGGCCTCGGCGCCCCGGCGGAGTTCGTGCGTGCCGACGTCCGTTTCGACGCCGATGCGAAGGACCTCGTCGACCGTGCGGTCGCGCGGTTCGGGCGGATCGATGTCGCTGTCAACAACGCTGGCACGGAGGGAACACCCGGCCCTGTCACCGAGGTGACCGACGAGGCTTACCAGGCCACCTTCGATACCAATGTCAAGGGAACGCTGCTGTGCTTGAAGCACGAGTTCCGGGTCATGAGGGAACGGGGCGGCGGCAGCATCATCAACGTCAGCTCCACCTTGGGCATGATGGGTTACCCCGGGGTGACCTTGTACGTCGGCAGCAAGCACGCCGTCGTCGGCATCACCAAGGCGGCCGCACTCGAAGGCGCCGCCCACGGTATCCGGGTCAATGCGGTCGCGCCTGGCTACACCCGGACCGCTATGTACGAGCGGTTCACCGGCGACGACACGGCGCGTGACGCGGTCGATTCGGTGCTGCCTATGCACCGGGCAGGCACCCCGGAGGAGATCGCCGAGGCTGTCCAGTACCTGGGTTCGGACAAGGCGAGCTACGTCACCGGGCACATTCTCGTGGTCGACGGCGGCCTCATGGCGGGCGGGCCCCTGTTCCCGAGCACGTGA